One Streptomyces sp. R28 DNA window includes the following coding sequences:
- a CDS encoding polyprenyl synthetase family protein — MRIQGRPELDALTQEGPGTSRGLVRPTLALLSYYVLTDPSAPADDRAVRAAAAVELLHLGALYHDDVVDHAHERRGRPSANAVWGEHLAILAGDCVMLTGLNMLAQLGQREVIAGTMANERMCAGMVMEAADLHSASRSEQAYFDAIDGKTAQLFALACRVGAMQANRESGRQDGRQEDREEALAGFGWQFGRAYQLRDDILDLTSTAEELGKPVNTDLSEGVYTLPVIRAASRDRDRDLGRLLGKELTQEEAARARDLVLASGAVQEAQAVAEAHMARAIDELSRFADRAHALDGLTAYAQAVLDRPAASRPVTVPRQVRQAPQPQDSTQAQQVTQWVKGWLVDTGIPATPAEADHHRLTGSLSMIERVLPRVAEGATNADGSDDGLLERKRTSAALGTVFGVWDDLFEDPQLTDPQAVTALREGLVATLRQDPGKPWTPGAIPASWAQLWPRLCKGRTVRWQEALLDNIEDWLHACERETHHRISGYIPSPADWLSLRRSTGGFEVGMACSEIVQDREMPPAVRSHRMVRRLEDLGFFVVFAENDMVGVDQDEADQVPYNLVRAIRHEMGCSRAEAIERVERQVAEKRAQFNAVFTYVPVLFRTLPGLSGKGNRYAAIYDMLKLFLDMRQEESERYQPDTAADGPDLERLRREISRPAAPAPSTR, encoded by the coding sequence GTGCGTATCCAGGGCCGGCCCGAACTCGACGCGCTCACTCAGGAAGGGCCCGGTACGTCCCGTGGCCTGGTCCGTCCCACCCTTGCTCTGCTCTCGTACTACGTTCTTACGGATCCTTCGGCGCCGGCCGATGACCGGGCCGTGCGTGCCGCTGCGGCCGTCGAACTGCTGCACCTGGGCGCGCTCTATCACGATGACGTCGTGGACCATGCTCACGAGCGCCGGGGCCGCCCCAGCGCCAACGCGGTGTGGGGTGAGCACCTCGCCATCCTCGCCGGGGACTGCGTGATGCTCACCGGCCTCAACATGCTGGCGCAGCTCGGTCAGCGTGAAGTCATCGCCGGGACGATGGCGAACGAGCGGATGTGCGCCGGCATGGTGATGGAGGCGGCCGACCTGCATTCGGCCTCGCGCAGCGAGCAGGCATACTTCGACGCGATCGACGGCAAGACGGCGCAACTGTTCGCCCTGGCCTGCCGGGTGGGAGCAATGCAGGCGAACAGGGAGAGTGGCCGACAGGACGGCCGGCAGGAGGACCGGGAGGAGGCGCTGGCCGGGTTCGGCTGGCAGTTCGGGCGCGCCTATCAGCTGCGCGATGACATCCTCGATCTGACCTCCACCGCCGAGGAGTTGGGCAAGCCCGTCAACACGGATCTGTCCGAGGGCGTCTACACCCTGCCGGTGATCCGCGCGGCTTCCCGCGACCGCGACCGCGACCTCGGCCGCCTTCTGGGCAAGGAGCTGACACAGGAGGAGGCCGCACGCGCCCGGGACCTCGTTCTCGCCTCGGGGGCTGTGCAGGAGGCACAGGCGGTGGCCGAGGCGCACATGGCCAGGGCCATTGATGAGCTCTCCCGCTTTGCCGATCGCGCCCATGCGCTCGATGGGCTGACGGCCTACGCGCAGGCCGTACTCGACCGGCCGGCTGCTTCCCGCCCCGTGACCGTTCCCCGCCAGGTCCGGCAGGCACCCCAGCCGCAGGACAGCACGCAGGCTCAGCAGGTCACGCAGTGGGTGAAGGGCTGGCTCGTGGACACCGGCATCCCCGCCACCCCGGCCGAGGCCGATCACCACCGGCTGACGGGCTCTCTGTCGATGATCGAGCGGGTCCTTCCCCGGGTGGCGGAGGGAGCCACCAACGCCGATGGCAGCGACGATGGCCTCCTCGAGAGGAAGCGGACCAGTGCAGCCTTGGGCACGGTGTTCGGTGTGTGGGACGACCTGTTCGAGGATCCGCAGCTGACAGACCCACAAGCCGTCACCGCACTGAGGGAAGGACTGGTGGCGACACTGCGCCAGGATCCGGGCAAACCCTGGACACCCGGCGCGATCCCGGCGTCCTGGGCCCAGTTGTGGCCGCGCCTGTGCAAAGGCAGGACAGTGCGATGGCAGGAGGCATTGCTCGACAACATCGAGGACTGGCTCCACGCCTGCGAGCGTGAGACGCACCACCGCATCAGCGGTTACATCCCCTCACCGGCGGACTGGCTGTCGTTGCGGAGGTCGACCGGTGGATTCGAGGTCGGCATGGCGTGCTCGGAGATCGTGCAGGACCGGGAGATGCCGCCGGCGGTGCGCAGCCACCGCATGGTCCGACGCCTTGAGGACCTCGGCTTCTTCGTCGTCTTCGCTGAGAACGACATGGTGGGAGTGGACCAGGACGAGGCAGACCAGGTCCCCTACAACCTCGTCCGGGCGATCCGTCACGAGATGGGGTGCAGCCGCGCGGAAGCCATCGAGCGTGTGGAGCGCCAGGTGGCGGAGAAACGTGCCCAGTTCAACGCGGTATTCACGTATGTACCTGTACTCTTCCGCACGTTGCCCGGCCTCTCCGGCAAGGGAAACCGGTATGCGGCGATCTACGACATGTTGAAGCTTTTCCTTGACATGCGGCAGGAAGAGTCCGAAAGGTACCAGCCCGATACCGCAGCGGACGGCCCAGACCTGGAGCGCCTGCGCCGTGAGATCAGCCGGCCCGCCGCCCCGGCCCCGTCCACGCGCTAG
- a CDS encoding ABC transporter permease, with the protein MRRGMRLFKIATRYGLVEHARNRFAMLLVAVFLPVWVMMTGWAIAKEPVQFRLHGTGHVLTAGGDKITQITGALNGVTLIIGFMMFAATFSNGAFDRRLSMAGFPRVPLGLAKVACLVIASVVVCSYATAVICCFWSPRQPVLLGAALFCTAMTYGALGVALGTLLRREVEGMFAVVMISVVDLGLQNPLASGGAGSDMVRWLPSYGAMQAATAAGFSSTAPAVDFAVQLAWFTAIGLIGLLAFHRRTRSALTAAVRIGRQADAGTVPFGRAANR; encoded by the coding sequence GTGAGGCGCGGGATGCGGCTGTTCAAGATCGCCACGCGTTATGGCCTGGTGGAGCACGCCAGGAACCGGTTCGCCATGTTGCTCGTGGCGGTGTTTCTGCCGGTGTGGGTCATGATGACTGGCTGGGCCATCGCCAAGGAGCCGGTGCAGTTCCGGCTGCACGGCACCGGTCACGTGCTGACCGCCGGAGGTGACAAGATCACCCAGATCACCGGGGCGCTGAACGGGGTCACGCTGATCATCGGGTTCATGATGTTCGCGGCGACCTTCAGCAATGGGGCCTTCGACCGGCGTCTGTCCATGGCCGGGTTCCCCCGGGTTCCGCTGGGGCTGGCGAAGGTCGCCTGCCTGGTCATCGCGTCAGTGGTGGTCTGTTCCTACGCCACCGCGGTCATCTGCTGCTTCTGGTCGCCCAGGCAGCCCGTGCTGCTCGGCGCGGCGCTGTTTTGCACGGCGATGACCTACGGCGCGCTGGGCGTCGCCCTCGGCACGCTCCTGCGCCGGGAGGTGGAGGGCATGTTCGCCGTTGTGATGATCAGTGTCGTGGACCTGGGCTTGCAGAATCCCCTCGCCAGCGGAGGGGCGGGCAGCGACATGGTGCGCTGGCTGCCCTCCTACGGTGCCATGCAGGCCGCGACAGCCGCGGGCTTCTCCTCCACCGCGCCGGCGGTGGACTTCGCCGTCCAGCTGGCCTGGTTCACCGCCATCGGCCTCATCGGCCTGCTGGCCTTCCACCGGCGTACCCGGTCCGCTCTGACAGCCGCTGTACGGATCGGCCGACAGGCGGATGCCGGCACGGTGCCGTTCGGGAGGGCGGCGAATCGATGA
- a CDS encoding ABC transporter ATP-binding protein, which yields MEAEGVHHSYGVRRVLRGIDVALPAGSVVGIVGENGAGKSTLLKILSGELRPDRGTVRHGGRFGYCPQQVVLNDAFTVRQHLDFFAAAYDVADLRRAEEVMEILGFDQYAGVLVGTLSGGTRQKLNLTLAVMHDPQVLLLDEPYQGFDWETYLRFWDLVGDLRVAGRSVLVVSHLAYDTDRLDQVWRLRDGVLHGRQEDVR from the coding sequence ATGGAGGCAGAGGGAGTCCATCATTCCTACGGCGTTCGGAGGGTACTGCGCGGTATCGACGTGGCGCTGCCCGCGGGGTCGGTGGTGGGCATCGTCGGCGAGAACGGGGCGGGCAAGTCGACGCTGCTGAAGATCCTTTCGGGGGAGCTGCGACCGGACCGGGGCACGGTCCGGCACGGTGGGCGGTTCGGGTACTGCCCTCAGCAGGTGGTGCTCAACGACGCGTTCACGGTGCGCCAGCACCTGGACTTCTTCGCTGCGGCCTATGACGTTGCGGATCTGCGGCGGGCCGAGGAGGTCATGGAGATCCTGGGTTTCGACCAGTACGCCGGCGTCCTGGTGGGGACGCTCAGTGGCGGCACGCGGCAGAAGCTGAACCTGACGCTCGCGGTGATGCACGACCCGCAGGTGCTGCTGCTGGACGAGCCGTACCAGGGCTTCGACTGGGAGACGTACCTGCGCTTTTGGGATCTGGTCGGAGACCTGCGTGTGGCCGGCCGATCGGTCCTCGTCGTCTCGCATCTGGCCTACGACACCGATCGGCTCGATCAGGTGTGGCGGTTGCGGGACGGTGTGCTGCACGGACGGCAGGAGGACGTGCGGTGA